One genomic segment of Theobroma cacao cultivar B97-61/B2 chromosome 6, Criollo_cocoa_genome_V2, whole genome shotgun sequence includes these proteins:
- the LOC18596931 gene encoding endonuclease 1, which yields MITLWRLSSFGFVLLVGLAFILLPRTHGWSKEGHILTCRIAQGLLEPEAAEAVENLLPHYANGDLSSLCVWPDQIRHWHRYRWTSSLHFIDTPDDACTYDYSRDCHDPHGLKDMCVTGAIQNFTSQLLHYREGTSDRRHNMTEALLFLSHFMGDVHQPMHIGFTSDKGGNTIALRWFRHKSNLHHVWDREIVLTALADYYEKNLDSLQEEIVGNLTDGIWFDDVASWKECDDLLPCLDKYATESINIACKWGYQGVKSGETLADEYFNSRMPIVMKRIAQGGVRLAMILNQVFGQPEEDFAAAT from the exons atGATCACCTTGTGGAGGTTGTCTTCATTTGGGTTTGTTTTGTTGGTGGGTCTGGCTTTCATTTTATTGCCCAGAACCCATGGCTGGAGCAAAGAGGGTCACATTTTGACATGTCGGATTGCGCAG GGTCTTTTAGAGCCCGAGGCTGCAGAAGCTGTTGAAAATTTGCTACCGCACTATGCCAATGGAGACCTGTCGTCCCTCTGTGTATGGCCCGACCAAATCCGGCATTGGCACAGGTATAGATGGACAAGTTCACTTCACTTCATCGATACTCCAGATGATGCTTGCACGTATGACTATTCCA GGGACTGTCATGATCCACACGGCTTGAAGGACATGTGCGTTACTGGGGCTATCCAAAACTTCACCTCACAGCTTTTGCACTACAGGGAGGGAACTTCAGATCGTCGAC ATAACATGACAGAGGCATTGTTGTTTTTGTCACACTTCATGGGAGATGTCCATCAG cCAATGCACATTGGTTTTACAAGTGATAAAGGAGGAAACACCATTGCGTTGCGCTGGTTTAGGCACAAATCTAATCTGCATCAT GTATGGGACAGGGAGATCGTCCTCACAGCTCTTGCAGACTACTATGAAAAGAACCTGGACAGCCTTCAAGAAGAGATCGTGGGGAACCTCACTGAT GGGATCTGGTTTGATGATGTAGCATCATGGAAAGAATGTGATGATCTTCTACCTTGTTTGGACAA GTATGCTACAGAGAGCATAAACATAGCTTGCAAATGGGGTTACCAGGGCGTAAAGTCTGGTGAAACTCTGGCAG ATGAATACTTTAACTCCAGAATGCCAATTGTCATGAAAAGGATTGCTCAAGGAGGAGTTAGATTAGCCATGATCTTGAACCAGGTGTTTGGTCAGCCTGAGGAAGATTTTGCTGCAGCAACGTAA